CTGATTGATCATGCGCTGCTACGCCTTTGAAGGCCTGATTCCCGTGGTACATCCCGAGGCGTTTGTGCATCCCAGCGCGGTACTGATTGGTGATGTGATCGTGGGGGCTGGCGTATACGTCGGCCCGCTCGCATCGCTGCGCGGTGACTATGGCCGCCTGATCCTCGAAGCGGGCTCCAACCTCCAGGACGGTTGCATTATGCATGGCTACTGCGATACGGACACGGTGGTACGCGAGAACGGACACATCGGGCACGGGGCTATCCTGCACGGCTGCGTGATTGGCCGGGACGCGCTGGTGGGGATGAACAGCGTGATCATGGATGGCGCAGTCATTGGCGATGAAAGCATTGTCGCCGCCATGAGCTTTGTCAAAGCCGGATTTACTGGCGCTGCGCGGCAGTTGCTG
The DNA window shown above is from Citrobacter farmeri and carries:
- the caiE gene encoding carnitine operon protein CaiE, coding for MRCYAFEGLIPVVHPEAFVHPSAVLIGDVIVGAGVYVGPLASLRGDYGRLILEAGSNLQDGCIMHGYCDTDTVVRENGHIGHGAILHGCVIGRDALVGMNSVIMDGAVIGDESIVAAMSFVKAGFTGAARQLLVGTPARVVRDVTEQELHWKRLNTKEYQDLAVRCRASLWETFPLSEVEANRPRLKGTTEVKPKSAM